One region of Mucilaginibacter sp. 14171R-50 genomic DNA includes:
- a CDS encoding PspC domain-containing protein, giving the protein MEKKLYRDERHKTVGGVCAGLAEYFNVDVSVVRVVFVLAVFLKGVGILPYIVLWIVLPKRPFNYNDPTFKPGVTPGYNPNYGHGFRDVHVDYTVPPPPMPGQPFTPYTPKKSSNVGVVFGMILIGLGAIFLLDEFDIIPDWDFEKLWPVILVAIGATLLFGSKKQPWEKEGWHAEKKEADFTAETKAEATDEQSNDNPTTV; this is encoded by the coding sequence ATGGAAAAGAAACTTTACAGAGACGAGCGCCACAAAACAGTAGGTGGCGTTTGCGCAGGCTTAGCCGAGTATTTTAATGTAGACGTATCGGTTGTACGGGTAGTATTCGTATTGGCCGTGTTTTTAAAAGGCGTTGGCATACTGCCATACATTGTACTGTGGATAGTACTGCCAAAACGCCCGTTCAACTACAACGACCCAACCTTTAAGCCGGGGGTAACACCCGGGTATAACCCCAATTACGGCCATGGTTTTAGAGATGTGCATGTAGATTATACCGTACCCCCGCCACCAATGCCAGGGCAGCCATTTACACCGTATACACCAAAAAAGTCATCAAACGTGGGTGTAGTGTTCGGGATGATATTGATAGGCCTCGGCGCCATATTTTTGCTGGACGAGTTTGACATTATCCCCGACTGGGACTTTGAAAAATTATGGCCGGTAATACTGGTAGCCATTGGCGCTACCCTGTTGTTTGGCAGTAAAAAACAGCCTTGGGAAAAAGAAGGCTGGCATGCCGAAAAAAAGGAGGCTGATTTTACCGCCGAAACCAAGGCTGAAGCAACCGACGAACAATCAAACGATAACCCTACAACCGTATAA
- a CDS encoding LiaI-LiaF-like domain-containing protein — protein sequence MKSDKIIPGLILVLLGTTFLLDNYHVINFHWASLWRFWPIFLIMGGVNLVFANNRSNWALAVKIGVVLLGFALILFVPTSRFYPFSNNWHFNDKGWYKDNGDYDDDDDDDTSDSKGVVKVEGSSTYTEPFTPGTTAAKLNISGGGTLYTLKDTTSELFSAVTKERYNRYIYTHTMEGNVPVLTLHMKDKKGHIQWDSDNGNSAAIKLNVNPVWDINVKAGATELDFDMSPYKVRNFVINGGAASFHVKLGQPLATTNVEVSTGVSEVEIKVPANAACRITTNSGLSSSEFNGFDKKGDNVYETQGFGAATNKMFIHLKGGVSDFKVVKY from the coding sequence ATGAAAAGCGATAAAATTATACCAGGCCTTATCCTGGTGCTGTTAGGAACCACGTTCCTGTTAGATAATTATCATGTGATCAACTTTCATTGGGCCAGCTTGTGGCGCTTTTGGCCGATATTTTTGATCATGGGCGGCGTAAACCTGGTGTTTGCCAACAACCGCAGTAACTGGGCGCTCGCCGTAAAAATCGGCGTTGTGCTGTTAGGCTTTGCGCTGATATTGTTTGTGCCTACAAGCCGGTTTTATCCGTTTAGCAACAACTGGCATTTTAACGACAAGGGCTGGTACAAAGATAATGGCGACTACGACGATGATGATGACGATGATACCAGCGATAGCAAAGGCGTTGTTAAGGTTGAAGGCAGCAGCACTTATACCGAGCCTTTTACACCCGGCACCACGGCTGCCAAACTGAATATAAGCGGCGGCGGTACGCTTTATACGCTAAAGGACACAACAAGCGAGCTATTTTCGGCAGTAACTAAAGAGCGCTACAACAGGTACATATACACCCACACAATGGAAGGTAACGTACCGGTGCTTACCCTGCACATGAAGGATAAAAAAGGCCATATCCAATGGGATAGCGATAACGGCAATTCGGCAGCCATTAAACTGAATGTAAACCCGGTATGGGACATTAATGTAAAAGCCGGCGCAACCGAACTGGATTTCGACATGTCACCATATAAGGTACGCAATTTTGTGATCAATGGTGGCGCGGCATCATTCCATGTGAAGCTTGGGCAACCATTGGCAACTACAAATGTTGAAGTTTCAACAGGAGTATCCGAGGTAGAGATAAAGGTGCCTGCAAACGCGGCCTGCCGTATTACCACAAACTCGGGTCTTTCATCAAGCGAGTTTAACGGGTTTGATAAAAAAGGCGATAACGTTTACGAAACACAAGGTTTCGGCGCGGCAACCAATAAAATGTTTATTCACTTAAAAGGTGGCGTGTCTGACTTTAAGGTAGTTAAATACTAA
- a CDS encoding RDD family protein, translated as MQPSGNKILHPSDTDQYILVINGKPNGPFSIAELKERKIKPGDFVKTADMDDYKEAHEIAALRQLFGFNRQPLPMQYFGSFDQRAIAAVIDWLIVFAAFIMAALVVLLILLLALPGDENKIIRIGITAGIVALTPIGKIIYNVKMEAGPTRGTFGKQLMKIRVCDLYGEQITAAQAIGRNLGKYLSTATFFIGYLMCFFSQKQQCLHDMLADTVVIKDRLDS; from the coding sequence ATGCAACCATCCGGCAATAAAATTTTACACCCTTCCGATACCGACCAGTATATACTGGTCATCAACGGTAAGCCAAATGGCCCGTTTAGCATAGCCGAATTAAAAGAGCGTAAAATTAAGCCCGGCGATTTTGTAAAAACCGCCGACATGGACGACTATAAGGAAGCCCATGAAATTGCTGCATTAAGGCAGCTTTTTGGTTTTAACAGGCAGCCATTACCCATGCAATACTTCGGCAGCTTTGACCAGCGCGCCATTGCCGCCGTTATCGATTGGCTTATCGTATTCGCGGCGTTTATTATGGCGGCATTGGTTGTATTGCTTATATTGCTGCTTGCCCTGCCCGGCGATGAAAATAAAATTATACGTATTGGTATTACCGCGGGCATTGTAGCATTAACACCCATCGGTAAGATCATCTATAACGTTAAAATGGAGGCCGGCCCCACACGTGGCACCTTTGGCAAGCAACTGATGAAGATACGTGTATGCGACCTTTACGGCGAGCAAATTACCGCTGCACAGGCCATAGGCCGTAACCTGGGTAAATACCTGTCCACAGCTACTTTTTTTATAGGTTACCTAATGTGTTTTTTTAGCCAAAAACAACAATGCCTTCACGATATGCTGGCCGATACGGTGGTAATTAAGGACAGATTGGATAGTTGA
- a CDS encoding GLPGLI family protein has product MKKLFTLILCMCAAALAAHAQKPDTTQAVVHYKFSHLRDTLKPNEPYTENMVLFLGRNASVYKSYDRKMQDAMMRKQIADQIKANAGAGGNINIKRGGPGITNNEYYMYPAQKKLVRKERLVNNYLIEEPLPVINWKISADTASFSGLKCQKATGHFAGRDYTAWFCPDLPFHSGPWKLNGLPGLIVEAYDTNKQVVFKFDGMDDASKLEKPAPGAGDGSTIQSGGMVVKMIGMEDANEDPGIISLPSTGIKTTEKEFTKLKEAMKKDPAAFMQSAMAASGATMRIAPGVNTNMKFQVANGPVINNPLELPEKK; this is encoded by the coding sequence ATGAAAAAATTATTTACGCTGATCTTATGCATGTGCGCCGCCGCGCTCGCAGCCCATGCGCAAAAGCCTGATACTACACAGGCTGTAGTTCATTATAAATTCTCGCACCTGCGCGATACGCTTAAACCTAATGAACCTTATACGGAAAACATGGTGCTGTTTTTAGGCCGTAACGCAAGCGTCTACAAAAGCTACGACCGCAAAATGCAGGACGCCATGATGCGTAAGCAAATTGCCGATCAGATAAAAGCAAACGCCGGCGCAGGCGGAAATATTAATATTAAACGCGGCGGACCGGGAATTACCAATAACGAGTATTATATGTATCCGGCGCAAAAAAAGCTGGTTCGTAAAGAGCGCCTGGTAAATAATTACCTGATAGAAGAGCCGCTGCCCGTTATTAACTGGAAGATTAGCGCCGATACCGCCAGCTTTTCGGGCCTGAAATGCCAGAAGGCGACAGGCCATTTCGCCGGCCGCGATTACACCGCCTGGTTTTGCCCCGACCTGCCTTTTCACAGCGGCCCCTGGAAACTGAACGGCTTGCCCGGTTTGATTGTGGAGGCCTATGATACCAACAAGCAGGTTGTTTTCAAATTTGATGGAATGGATGATGCCAGTAAACTTGAAAAGCCGGCCCCCGGCGCCGGCGACGGCAGCACCATACAATCCGGCGGTATGGTTGTTAAAATGATAGGTATGGAAGATGCCAACGAAGACCCGGGTATTATCTCCCTGCCATCAACCGGTATAAAAACCACCGAAAAGGAGTTTACTAAGCTGAAAGAGGCCATGAAAAAAGATCCGGCCGCCTTTATGCAAAGCGCAATGGCAGCGTCGGGCGCAACTATGCGCATAGCGCCGGGCGTAAATACCAACATGAAGTTTCAGGTGGCCAACGGGCCTGTAATTAATAACCCGTTAGAACTGCCAGAAAAGAAATGA
- a CDS encoding TonB-dependent receptor produces MSLLKRLGAAFVFCMLCSAAGFAQSLKGTVTDSLDKAISFASINLKNNGNLIIAYTSSDDKGNYTLQIPADANKSGLVIEVSCVGFSRQAKPVTDAAATYNFKLAHSVNQLKAVTVKDNNPRLRVHGDTTDYKVSDFSSPQDRVIGDVIKKLPGIDVAKDGKISYNGKAISNLYIGGDNLLDDKYNIATSSIPKGVVDKVQVMENHQPVKMLKDKVVSEDVALNLTIKKDAKLQLVGQETVGAGLPDKYYADLNAMMFKDKYKAINYLKANNTGNDVAYDLVSHNLSSYLSRLDNDKPNTVLSLGTAGDPDLPRNRYLFNQAGILNLNNLVNLKNDVQVKANISYLHDSQKQNYTRFSEYYLPTDTIRYAEVQNNRRRPDILHTQLSANVNRDKYYLTNNFIADYSRNTGYSALTTNGTPVNQIFRDNLMDLSNEFNLMKTSKSNKILEFYSYLNRSTEPENRVIDPGLNPDIFNNGLAYKQLTQTVDIPTWFTNNYISYKVPGNYLTQSYKAGFSLQSQDLQSALNVTQADNSVNLLSDSAVNNLSWQRRKAYAEAGFDIPGNKLKMSITLPLNLQQISYNDNYYKLDKDLTRLYFNPRVSLKYQTGVENYISAGYNFRNDIGNIQDVYNGYILKNYRSLYANNADLTERKTQNAMLGFNYRKAITLFFFGVNASYSHINANNIASSILTDNIQQRIVLPYNNNVDSWTGSGNVSKYIFGLRTTVSAGVSVQTTKLNQIQNNIILPYNTISTTFSAGADTKVSSTVNFSYKANYDETTSKSPAVAGASKFQRLIQQASVNYNPLNTLFFSIAADHYYTHQQQANDLKYIFADASMKYKFDKLKLDLELSAQNLFNTKTYSALYLSANTFTSSSYTIPGRFLLAKVMFNL; encoded by the coding sequence ATGAGTTTATTAAAAAGACTGGGAGCGGCATTCGTTTTTTGTATGCTGTGCTCTGCCGCGGGTTTTGCCCAAAGCCTAAAAGGTACGGTCACCGATAGCCTGGACAAAGCCATTTCATTTGCAAGTATAAACCTTAAAAACAACGGCAACCTCATCATTGCTTACACCAGCAGCGATGACAAAGGCAATTATACCCTGCAAATACCTGCCGATGCAAACAAAAGCGGCCTGGTTATAGAGGTAAGCTGCGTAGGGTTTTCAAGGCAGGCCAAACCGGTTACCGATGCTGCCGCAACCTACAACTTTAAGCTTGCCCACTCGGTAAACCAGTTAAAGGCTGTAACCGTGAAGGATAATAACCCGCGCTTACGGGTGCATGGCGATACCACCGATTATAAAGTATCAGATTTTAGCAGTCCGCAGGACAGGGTAATTGGCGATGTGATAAAAAAGCTGCCCGGTATTGATGTGGCTAAAGACGGCAAGATCAGCTACAACGGCAAGGCCATATCCAACCTGTATATTGGCGGAGATAACCTGCTGGATGATAAATACAATATAGCCACAAGTTCCATCCCTAAGGGAGTGGTTGATAAGGTGCAGGTGATGGAAAACCATCAGCCGGTAAAAATGCTGAAGGATAAGGTAGTGAGCGAAGATGTGGCTTTAAACCTCACTATAAAAAAGGATGCCAAGCTGCAACTGGTTGGCCAGGAGACCGTTGGTGCAGGCCTGCCCGATAAGTACTATGCCGACCTTAACGCCATGATGTTTAAGGATAAATACAAGGCAATAAATTACTTAAAGGCCAATAACACCGGTAACGATGTGGCATACGACCTGGTATCGCACAACCTGTCCAGCTACCTGTCAAGGCTGGATAACGACAAGCCGAACACTGTATTGTCATTAGGCACCGCCGGCGATCCCGACCTGCCGCGCAACCGCTACCTCTTTAACCAGGCAGGTATATTAAATTTGAATAACCTGGTAAATTTGAAAAACGATGTACAGGTAAAGGCCAATATATCTTACCTGCATGATAGTCAGAAGCAAAACTACACCAGGTTTAGCGAGTATTACCTGCCAACCGATACCATCCGCTACGCGGAAGTACAGAACAACCGCCGCCGCCCGGATATTCTGCACACCCAGCTATCGGCAAACGTTAACCGCGATAAATATTACCTTACCAATAACTTTATTGCCGATTACAGCCGCAATACCGGCTACTCGGCGCTAACTACCAACGGCACGCCCGTCAACCAGATTTTTAGGGATAATTTGATGGACCTATCAAACGAGTTTAACCTGATGAAAACCAGTAAAAGTAACAAGATACTGGAGTTTTACAGTTACCTTAACCGTAGCACCGAACCCGAGAACCGCGTCATAGACCCCGGCCTTAATCCGGATATCTTTAACAACGGCTTAGCTTATAAGCAGCTAACCCAAACGGTAGATATCCCTACCTGGTTCACCAATAATTACATAAGTTATAAAGTACCGGGTAATTATTTAACGCAAAGCTACAAAGCCGGGTTCAGCCTGCAATCGCAGGACCTGCAATCAGCGTTAAATGTTACGCAGGCAGATAATTCGGTAAACCTATTATCAGACAGTGCCGTGAACAACCTGAGCTGGCAGCGACGTAAAGCATATGCCGAAGCGGGTTTCGATATCCCCGGCAATAAATTAAAAATGAGCATAACGCTGCCGCTAAACCTGCAGCAGATAAGCTATAACGATAATTATTATAAACTGGATAAGGACCTTACCCGTTTATATTTTAACCCCCGCGTATCGCTTAAATACCAAACCGGGGTTGAGAACTATATTTCTGCGGGGTATAACTTCCGTAACGATATTGGCAACATACAGGATGTTTATAACGGCTATATCCTAAAAAACTACCGCTCGCTGTATGCCAATAACGCCGACCTTACCGAGCGCAAAACGCAAAACGCCATGCTGGGCTTTAATTACCGCAAGGCCATTACCCTTTTCTTTTTTGGTGTAAATGCGTCGTACAGCCACATCAATGCCAATAACATCGCGTCGAGCATATTAACCGATAACATCCAGCAGCGTATTGTATTGCCATATAACAACAATGTAGATTCGTGGACGGGCAGCGGCAATGTCAGCAAATATATTTTTGGGTTGCGCACCACCGTTAGCGCTGGCGTATCGGTACAAACTACAAAGCTTAACCAGATACAAAACAATATTATATTGCCTTATAACACCATTTCTACAACGTTTAGCGCCGGTGCCGATACCAAGGTGAGCAGCACCGTCAACTTTAGCTATAAGGCAAATTACGACGAAACAACCAGCAAGTCGCCGGCTGTGGCAGGCGCCAGTAAGTTTCAGCGGCTGATACAACAGGCATCGGTAAATTATAACCCGCTTAATACTTTGTTCTTTAGCATTGCTGCCGACCATTATTATACGCACCAGCAGCAGGCCAATGACCTTAAATACATTTTTGCTGATGCATCCATGAAGTACAAGTTTGATAAGCTAAAGCTTGATTTGGAACTGAGCGCACAAAACCTGTTCAACACCAAAACATACAGCGCGCTGTACCTGTCGGCCAATACCTTTACCAGCAGCTCGTACACCATACCGGGCAGGTTTTTGCTGGCTAAGGTGATGTTTAATTTGTAA
- a CDS encoding TldD/PmbA family protein, with protein sequence MAILTEDECRAILKKALSYSKADECEINLYGSDSANIRYARNNVSTSGAISSTGMVVSSAYGKKLGVITLNEYTDEAIQHAVKRSEELAQLAPENPEYMPFLGPQTYGPGGKTFIPATAALTPAQRTTMVEQSLNIAKQNKLTAAGFLQSSSGFSSVMNSKGLFLYDTSTNVNFSATLRTGDGQGSGYVTKDYNDVAKMDAVGFTKIAAQKAAASTGAKALEPGKYTVILEPAAGIVLLEQLYGSLDARSADEGRSFLSKPGGKTRLGEKLVDERVNIYSDPTNPEVPSSPWAGDGQPLQKMSWIEKGVLKNVSYSRYWAQKKGVKPVPGPSNIIMEGGTQSLEELIKGTEKGILVTRLWYIRPVDPQTLLYTGLTRDGTFYIENGQIKFPIKNFRFNESPVIMLNNLDALGKAERTVSGESSQSALIPPMRIRDFTFSSLSDAV encoded by the coding sequence ATGGCTATTTTAACAGAAGATGAATGCCGCGCGATACTTAAAAAAGCGCTGAGCTATTCAAAAGCCGACGAGTGTGAAATAAACCTTTACGGGTCGGATTCGGCCAACATCAGGTATGCCCGCAACAACGTATCAACCAGCGGCGCTATCAGCAGCACCGGCATGGTTGTATCATCGGCATATGGTAAAAAACTCGGGGTTATCACTTTAAACGAATATACCGACGAGGCCATACAACATGCTGTAAAACGGTCGGAAGAACTTGCGCAGCTGGCACCCGAGAACCCGGAATACATGCCGTTTTTAGGGCCGCAAACCTACGGTCCGGGCGGAAAAACCTTTATACCGGCAACCGCGGCCTTAACGCCTGCGCAGCGCACTACCATGGTTGAGCAAAGCCTTAACATTGCCAAACAAAACAAACTTACCGCGGCAGGCTTTTTGCAAAGCAGCAGCGGTTTTAGTTCGGTCATGAACTCGAAAGGGTTATTCCTTTACGATACCTCAACTAATGTTAACTTTTCGGCAACACTGCGCACAGGCGACGGACAGGGATCTGGCTATGTAACCAAAGATTATAACGATGTAGCTAAGATGGACGCGGTTGGGTTTACCAAAATTGCCGCGCAAAAAGCGGCCGCGTCAACAGGGGCCAAAGCCCTGGAACCGGGCAAGTACACCGTGATACTGGAACCCGCGGCAGGCATTGTACTGCTTGAGCAACTGTACGGCAGCCTTGACGCCCGCAGCGCCGACGAAGGCCGCAGTTTTTTAAGCAAACCGGGCGGCAAAACACGCCTGGGCGAAAAACTGGTTGACGAACGGGTGAACATTTACTCGGACCCGACCAACCCCGAAGTGCCCTCGAGCCCCTGGGCTGGCGACGGACAGCCCCTGCAAAAAATGAGCTGGATAGAAAAAGGTGTGCTAAAGAATGTGAGCTACTCGCGCTATTGGGCGCAAAAAAAAGGCGTAAAACCTGTTCCCGGCCCTTCTAATATCATCATGGAGGGCGGCACCCAAAGCCTGGAAGAACTGATAAAAGGTACCGAAAAAGGTATTTTGGTTACCCGCCTGTGGTACATACGCCCGGTTGACCCCCAAACCTTGCTTTATACCGGCCTTACCCGCGATGGTACTTTTTACATCGAGAACGGGCAGATCAAGTTCCCGATAAAGAACTTCAGGTTTAACGAAAGCCCGGTTATCATGCTGAACAACCTGGATGCCCTTGGCAAAGCAGAACGTACTGTAAGCGGCGAAAGCAGCCAGAGCGCCCTGATACCGCCAATGCGGATAAGGGATTTTACGTTCAGCTCGTTGTCTGACGCGGTGTAG
- a CDS encoding TldD/PmbA family protein yields the protein MKRKDFLYLTGMGISASMLSRFTAAGSPIVPGTRMRDVDVAIKKRMSDVALNAARAKGAAYTDVRLGRYLNEYVVTRDKNIENIVDTESYGMGIRVIANGCWGFAATDRLDNDSIARAAETAVAIAKENSRLQTEPVQLAPQKGYGEVSWKTPIERNAFEVPMKEKTDLLLSVNDAAFKNGANYVNSVLFMVNEQKYFASTDGSYIDQDIHRIWPVFGVTKIDEKSGKFETRSSLSAPRGMGYEYLVPRASDKIKSQTTLYRDRYDMLEDAGAAALQAAEKLKAKSVEPGKYDLVLDPSHLWLTIHESVGHPSELDRVLGYEANFAGTSFLTLDKWKTGKFNFGSKHVNIVADKLQPGSLGAVGYDDEGVGTKQWDIIKDGILVNYQAIRDQAHIIGLKESQGCCYAQSWRDVQFQRMPNISLQPGKETLAPADMIKNVEKGIYIIGDSSFSIDQQRYNFQFSGQLYYEIKNGKIVGMLNDVAYQANTQEFWNACAAVCDKNDYRLGGSFFDGKGQPMQASAVSHGSSTARFNGVNVINTARKI from the coding sequence TTGAAAAGAAAAGATTTCCTTTACCTTACCGGCATGGGCATAAGTGCTTCCATGCTTAGCAGGTTTACCGCGGCTGGTTCGCCCATTGTGCCCGGTACCCGCATGCGCGATGTTGATGTGGCCATAAAAAAGCGCATGAGCGATGTGGCCCTTAATGCCGCCCGCGCTAAAGGCGCTGCCTATACCGATGTGCGCCTGGGCCGCTACCTTAACGAGTACGTGGTTACGCGCGACAAAAATATCGAGAATATTGTTGATACCGAAAGCTACGGTATGGGCATACGCGTTATTGCCAATGGCTGCTGGGGTTTTGCCGCTACCGACAGGCTGGATAACGACAGTATTGCACGCGCTGCCGAAACGGCCGTTGCCATTGCTAAAGAAAACTCGCGCCTGCAAACCGAGCCGGTACAGCTGGCCCCGCAAAAGGGCTATGGCGAGGTTAGCTGGAAAACACCTATCGAGCGCAACGCCTTTGAGGTGCCGATGAAAGAGAAAACCGACCTGCTGCTATCGGTTAACGATGCCGCGTTTAAGAACGGCGCCAACTACGTTAACTCGGTACTGTTTATGGTGAACGAGCAAAAGTATTTCGCGTCGACCGATGGCTCGTACATCGACCAGGACATTCACCGCATCTGGCCGGTGTTCGGTGTTACCAAAATTGACGAAAAGAGCGGCAAGTTTGAAACCCGCAGCTCGTTAAGCGCACCGCGCGGAATGGGCTATGAGTACCTGGTACCGCGCGCAAGCGATAAGATAAAAAGCCAGACCACCCTATACCGCGACCGCTACGACATGCTGGAAGATGCGGGCGCGGCTGCCTTACAGGCCGCCGAAAAGCTGAAGGCAAAAAGTGTTGAGCCGGGCAAGTACGACCTGGTGCTTGACCCAAGCCACCTGTGGCTTACCATCCACGAGTCGGTGGGGCATCCGTCCGAGCTCGACCGTGTGCTGGGCTACGAGGCCAACTTTGCCGGTACCAGTTTCCTTACACTGGACAAGTGGAAAACAGGCAAATTTAACTTTGGCAGCAAGCATGTAAACATTGTGGCCGATAAACTGCAGCCGGGTTCGCTTGGCGCTGTTGGTTACGATGACGAGGGCGTGGGCACCAAGCAATGGGATATCATCAAGGACGGCATACTGGTAAATTACCAGGCTATTCGCGACCAGGCGCACATTATCGGCTTAAAAGAGTCGCAGGGGTGCTGCTACGCCCAAAGCTGGCGCGATGTTCAGTTTCAGCGTATGCCAAACATATCACTGCAGCCGGGCAAAGAAACGCTTGCACCTGCGGACATGATCAAAAATGTAGAAAAAGGGATTTACATCATCGGCGACAGTTCGTTCTCGATAGATCAGCAGCGTTACAACTTCCAGTTCAGCGGCCAGCTTTATTACGAGATCAAAAACGGCAAAATTGTGGGTATGCTAAACGATGTGGCCTACCAGGCCAATACCCAGGAGTTTTGGAACGCCTGCGCAGCCGTATGCGATAAAAATGATTACCGCTTAGGCGGGTCGTTTTTTGACGGTAAGGGCCAGCCTATGCAGGCCAGCGCGGTATCGCACGGTTCATCAACAGCCCGTTTTAACGGGGTTAACGTAATTAACACAGCAAGAAAAATATAG
- a CDS encoding SRPBCC family protein, with translation MKTYALKLKQQIPISLDEAWDFFSSPLNLAKITPPDMRFVVTSDYTAETKMYAGMIITYKISPMLGIKLNWMTEITHVQDGKYFVDEQRFGPYALWHHQHHFKEIPGGVEMTDILNYAIPYGAIGRLTNKLLVASKIRKIFEYRVKAIEDLFGKM, from the coding sequence GTGAAAACATACGCCTTAAAACTAAAACAGCAAATCCCCATCAGTTTAGATGAGGCCTGGGATTTTTTTTCGTCGCCGCTAAACCTGGCAAAGATAACGCCGCCTGATATGCGTTTTGTGGTAACATCTGATTACACCGCCGAGACGAAAATGTACGCCGGCATGATCATTACCTACAAAATATCGCCCATGCTGGGCATTAAGCTAAACTGGATGACCGAAATTACCCACGTGCAGGATGGTAAATATTTTGTAGACGAACAACGTTTTGGGCCCTACGCTTTATGGCATCATCAGCACCACTTTAAAGAAATACCCGGCGGTGTTGAAATGACCGATATCCTCAACTACGCTATCCCCTACGGCGCTATAGGCCGTTTAACCAATAAGCTGCTTGTTGCCAGTAAGATCAGGAAGATATTTGAATACCGTGTAAAGGCGATAGAAGACCTGTTTGGGAAGATGTAA
- a CDS encoding sulfurtransferase, producing MSPLIEITDSRVFDPATILIDVRAGANAHERYLAGHLPNAIFATLDDDLAAHPADPAYGGRHPLPSLKDFASTLGHWGITPDSHVVVYDDKNAAMGGARLWWMLRSIGLTNVQVLNGGLKAATDEGIELSTDDYQPKPAAAYPIPAQYSNTVDIEEVKAAAKADDRMVIDVREGQRYLGHTEPLDLVAGHIPGAVNLFYSNSLSPEGKYLTAQALATLYKETFGGVNPANVIVHCGSGVTACHTLLGMEHAGITGPKLYVGSWSEWSRRNLPIATEANGL from the coding sequence ATGTCCCCATTAATAGAAATTACCGATTCCCGGGTATTTGACCCGGCTACGATATTGATTGATGTACGCGCAGGGGCTAATGCGCACGAGCGTTACCTTGCCGGGCACCTGCCCAACGCCATTTTTGCCACGCTGGATGATGATCTGGCCGCGCACCCTGCCGACCCTGCTTATGGGGGCAGACACCCCCTACCATCGTTGAAAGACTTTGCCAGCACATTGGGGCATTGGGGTATAACACCCGATAGCCATGTGGTGGTGTATGATGATAAGAACGCTGCCATGGGCGGCGCGCGCCTTTGGTGGATGCTGCGCTCGATAGGCCTTACCAACGTGCAGGTATTGAACGGCGGCCTAAAAGCTGCTACAGATGAAGGCATTGAATTAAGCACCGATGATTACCAACCCAAACCGGCGGCAGCATATCCAATCCCTGCCCAATACAGCAACACAGTAGATATAGAAGAAGTTAAAGCAGCCGCCAAGGCCGACGACCGCATGGTAATCGACGTACGCGAAGGGCAGCGTTATTTGGGCCATACGGAACCGCTTGACCTTGTTGCAGGGCACATACCCGGCGCGGTTAACCTGTTTTACAGTAACAGCCTATCGCCCGAAGGCAAATATCTAACCGCGCAGGCGCTGGCTACGCTATACAAGGAGACATTTGGCGGTGTAAACCCGGCGAATGTGATCGTTCATTGCGGATCGGGCGTTACAGCCTGCCACACCTTGCTGGGCATGGAACACGCGGGTATTACCGGGCCAAAGCTGTATGTAGGATCGTGGAGCGAGTGGAGCCGCCGGAACCTGCCAATTGCTACGGAAGCGAACGGACTATAA
- a CDS encoding ribonuclease H-like YkuK family protein — protein sequence MTWRKFSGEVIQTPILEEVEAAIERETNLGNKLKVCIGTDSQVKGSVTDFATVIVFIREQRGAFMFIHQERTSQKMSIKERMLYEVQKSIDIAYKLCDLLDLYDVGLEVHADINTNPMFKSNAALHEAMGYILSMGFVFKAKPEAFASSCCANKMVQ from the coding sequence ATGACCTGGAGAAAATTTAGCGGAGAGGTGATCCAAACACCTATACTGGAAGAAGTGGAAGCTGCCATTGAACGGGAAACCAACCTGGGCAATAAACTAAAAGTTTGTATCGGTACAGATTCGCAGGTGAAAGGCTCGGTTACCGATTTTGCCACTGTTATTGTTTTTATTCGTGAACAGCGCGGCGCATTCATGTTCATCCACCAGGAGCGCACCTCGCAAAAAATGAGCATTAAAGAGCGGATGCTTTACGAAGTACAAAAGTCTATTGACATTGCCTATAAGCTTTGCGACCTGCTTGACCTTTACGATGTGGGTCTTGAAGTACATGCCGATATCAACACCAACCCTATGTTTAAAAGCAATGCCGCCCTGCACGAGGCTATGGGTTATATATTAAGCATGGGCTTTGTATTTAAAGCCAAGCCCGAAGCCTTTGCAAGCTCGTGCTGTGCCAATAAGATGGTGCAGTAG